A genomic segment from Saprospiraceae bacterium encodes:
- a CDS encoding adenylosuccinate synthase has translation MPVDAILGLQWGDEGKGKIVDFLADKYQAVCRFQGGPNAGHTLWIHGKKFVLHTLPSGVFRTNTLNLIGNGVVIDPTTLVKELDMLNQEIPDLRDRLYISQKAHLILPTHRWIDLASEVSKGKNKIGSTLRGIGPCYMDKTGRNGLRIGDLLSASFKQDYYSLKEKHLQFLKLFPKTEFPIEEEETKWFESIDQIRTLQLCAGEFWVNQLLNKQANVLAEGAQGTMLDVDFGTYPYVTSSNTIAAGICTGLGIAPKSIRKIIGIAKAYCTRVGSGPFPSELLDETGERLRKEGNEFGSTTGRPRRCGWLDLVQLHYSCMINGVSDLCITKLDVLNSFEEIKCVDSYTLNTNQTTLEWPFDLQQIKNVNTSSVPGWLQHLEHCKIPDQLPKPVKDFINILETKTGIPLSYLSTGPGRDELICF, from the coding sequence ATGCCTGTAGATGCCATTTTAGGATTACAATGGGGAGACGAAGGAAAAGGTAAAATCGTTGACTTTCTGGCTGATAAATATCAGGCTGTCTGTCGTTTTCAGGGTGGTCCAAATGCAGGTCATACGTTGTGGATTCACGGAAAGAAATTTGTTCTTCATACCCTACCTTCCGGAGTTTTCAGGACCAATACCTTAAATCTCATAGGAAATGGGGTGGTCATTGATCCAACGACCCTGGTTAAAGAATTGGATATGTTAAATCAGGAAATACCGGATTTAAGGGATCGCCTGTACATTTCACAAAAGGCACATCTGATTCTGCCAACCCATCGCTGGATAGATCTTGCGTCGGAAGTTTCGAAAGGCAAAAATAAAATTGGATCAACTCTCAGAGGTATCGGACCCTGTTACATGGACAAGACCGGCAGAAATGGTTTGCGCATTGGAGATCTTTTGTCAGCAAGTTTCAAACAAGACTACTATAGCTTAAAAGAAAAGCATTTACAATTTTTAAAATTATTTCCAAAAACTGAATTCCCAATTGAAGAAGAAGAAACAAAATGGTTTGAATCCATTGATCAAATCAGAACACTTCAACTGTGCGCGGGTGAATTTTGGGTGAACCAACTATTAAATAAACAGGCAAATGTTCTGGCAGAAGGTGCTCAGGGCACCATGTTAGACGTTGATTTTGGAACCTATCCGTATGTCACTTCATCCAATACCATCGCTGCTGGAATTTGCACTGGTTTGGGCATTGCACCAAAAAGCATTCGAAAAATCATTGGCATTGCAAAAGCCTATTGCACCCGGGTAGGTTCAGGACCATTTCCTTCAGAATTACTGGACGAAACCGGTGAACGATTGAGGAAAGAAGGCAACGAATTTGGATCTACCACTGGAAGACCCAGAAGATGTGGATGGCTCGATTTAGTCCAATTGCATTACAGTTGCATGATTAATGGCGTCAGCGATTTATGTATTACGAAACTGGATGTCTTGAATTCATTTGAAGAAATCAAGTGTGTTGATTCCTATACATTAAATACTAATCAAACTACCCTTGAATGGCCATTTGATTTGCAGCAAATAAAAAATGTAAACACATCCAGCGTACCTGGTTGGTTACAACATCTTGAACATTGTAAAATACCCGATCAACTGCCAAAACCAGTTAAAGACTTTATTAATATCCTTGAAACAAAAACCGGAATCCCCTTATCTTACTTGTCTACCGGACCAGGACGAGATGAGTTGATTTGTTTTTAA
- a CDS encoding right-handed parallel beta-helix repeat-containing protein codes for MKLRILRAVGLFCTYLLLFWSIGSCHKENFTEDPRAMLRFEQDTLSFDTVFTSIGSATRVLKVYNPNKQSIRIDRIYIPGANPSEFNFNIDGLPGNDVSNLEIRAEDSIYLFCEVRVNPNDPPEISPYIKLDSIVFEYNSHSDRMILMAFGQNANYFPSKAFKGQAGIIDLQGGSLIWDDPKPYIFYGVVYIDHGSFIIKEGTRVHFWGGLTKTKDSNGNDVFYNDGRLIIGADANLQVTGSKARPVIFEGVRLEPAFKNTSGQWSGIFFDKGSKGNSIEFAEIKNNLLGVYCDSIVECNISNTKIYNNSLYGVYASSASVKLANCLFYNQGLSSINIETGGTYAINYCSLVNFGNTEPALFLSNSRCIDFPFCEIVYEHPLHVLIQNSVITGSDRDELWMNEKMSSAFKPFFKNCLFRIDELIKVFPDFNSSYTDQCEIYSSFDHLFKDISKNDFHPDTLSVLEMKALVIPEIDSDLDGVMRDLIKPDIGCYEYIVR; via the coding sequence ATGAAACTAAGGATATTAAGAGCTGTTGGACTATTTTGTACTTATTTACTCCTTTTCTGGTCTATAGGATCCTGCCATAAGGAAAATTTTACGGAGGATCCAAGAGCCATGCTTCGTTTTGAACAAGACACACTGAGCTTTGACACGGTTTTTACAAGCATTGGATCGGCAACCCGTGTTCTTAAAGTTTACAATCCAAACAAACAGTCAATTCGGATTGATAGAATCTATATCCCGGGTGCGAATCCATCTGAATTTAATTTTAACATCGACGGCTTACCTGGTAATGATGTTTCAAATCTTGAGATTCGGGCAGAAGATAGCATTTACCTTTTTTGCGAAGTCCGAGTCAATCCAAATGACCCTCCGGAAATCAGTCCGTATATAAAATTAGATAGCATTGTTTTTGAATACAATAGTCATTCCGATCGGATGATTTTAATGGCCTTTGGACAAAATGCTAATTACTTTCCCTCCAAAGCATTTAAAGGGCAAGCTGGGATTATCGACCTTCAAGGGGGGAGTTTAATCTGGGATGATCCTAAACCTTATATATTTTATGGAGTAGTATATATTGACCACGGATCATTTATTATTAAGGAAGGAACGCGTGTCCATTTTTGGGGTGGTCTTACAAAGACAAAGGATTCGAATGGAAACGATGTATTTTATAATGACGGCAGATTAATCATTGGTGCAGATGCCAACTTGCAAGTCACTGGATCGAAAGCACGGCCAGTAATTTTTGAAGGAGTAAGACTTGAACCAGCCTTTAAAAATACAAGCGGTCAGTGGTCAGGGATTTTTTTTGATAAAGGCAGCAAGGGAAATTCAATTGAATTTGCTGAAATTAAAAATAATTTGCTCGGGGTCTATTGTGATTCTATTGTTGAATGTAATATTTCAAATACGAAAATTTACAATAACAGTCTCTATGGAGTATATGCTTCTTCTGCATCTGTAAAACTGGCAAATTGTTTATTTTATAACCAAGGTCTTTCAAGTATAAACATTGAAACAGGTGGAACCTATGCAATCAATTATTGCAGCCTGGTAAATTTTGGAAATACAGAACCAGCGCTCTTTCTGAGTAATTCGCGATGCATAGATTTTCCTTTTTGTGAAATCGTCTACGAACATCCACTACACGTTTTAATTCAGAATAGTGTAATTACCGGTTCAGATCGGGATGAATTATGGATGAATGAAAAAATGAGTTCGGCATTTAAACCTTTTTTTAAAAATTGTTTATTTCGGATTGATGAATTAATCAAAGTATTTCCTGATTTCAATTCATCCTATACGGATCAATGTGAAATATATTCAAGCTTTGACCACCTTTTTAAAGATATTTCAAAAAATGATTTTCATCCGGATACCTTATCCGTTCTTGAAATGAAAGCACTCGTCATTCCGGAGATTGATTCAGATTTGGATGGAGTAATGCGCGATTTAATCAAACCGGACATTGGTTGTTATGAATACATCGTGCGTTAA
- a CDS encoding methyltransferase domain-containing protein: MNYILGVCCLFCFIQCTNPPKHLPYEKLKNNADSITVEDSESNDEDIRDRTIWQKPYEVIHMLGSLEGKTVADIGAGSGYFSFRFIYEAAHVIAIDIEPELIQLMDQEIKFYKQDLQDKIEARLATPNDPKLQPAEVDIVFMSNTYTYLPNRVNYLKELKSKFKPGGKIMIIDFKKKLSPIGPAQKNRLAQSEVEQNLLDAGYRLLVSDDRKLEYQYIIIAEPKP; the protein is encoded by the coding sequence ATGAACTATATTTTAGGAGTATGTTGCTTGTTTTGTTTTATACAGTGCACAAATCCTCCAAAACATTTGCCTTACGAAAAGCTTAAAAACAATGCGGATAGCATAACTGTCGAAGATTCCGAATCAAATGATGAAGACATTCGGGATCGCACAATTTGGCAAAAGCCTTATGAAGTAATTCATATGTTAGGCTCATTAGAAGGCAAAACGGTTGCAGATATTGGAGCGGGCAGTGGATATTTTTCATTTCGATTTATTTATGAAGCTGCACACGTAATAGCCATTGACATTGAACCTGAATTGATTCAACTCATGGATCAGGAAATTAAATTTTACAAACAAGATTTACAAGATAAAATTGAAGCTCGATTGGCTACTCCTAATGACCCAAAATTACAACCAGCCGAAGTTGATATCGTTTTTATGTCAAATACCTATACGTATTTACCCAATCGGGTAAATTATCTCAAAGAGTTAAAATCAAAATTCAAACCAGGTGGAAAAATCATGATAATTGATTTTAAAAAGAAGTTAAGTCCGATAGGTCCGGCTCAAAAAAATAGATTAGCGCAATCTGAAGTGGAACAGAATTTATTGGATGCCGGCTATCGTTTGTTGGTTTCAGATGATCGTAAATTGGAATACCAATACATCATTATTGCAGAACCCAAACCCTGA
- the dacB gene encoding D-alanyl-D-alanine carboxypeptidase/D-alanyl-D-alanine-endopeptidase: MKHASISFQIYDLKTKKSIASYDDQRSLIPASIQKILSCATVLKIAGQDFQYKTPVYLLGKKSTETIFDGDLVFKGSADPSFASPLMPGVQLLDGIADSIYFNLNANGIKTIRGDIIVDEHFVSDVPENPEWLYYDLANYYGAGCFGFNFMENRAKIVLKSSDQDGSICPIDYVSPSILTSFYQSKLVGWKDLDDPDVFVIGSATSCLQEVRGNWRCCNSDSMIIYSALNKPSEVFKDLLKLELIRRGIQFELRQHDDRFDSTLVMTIHSPKLEKLCSRALGKSVNLYCESFLHQIGYQLNQTTDRKQAIQSLENMIKKLFYWKDANGFVLEDGSGLSPKNMLSAWQMNQFLLWLDFNSGLTNFWTLLPDAMQDSKLKHSIRLNKKYNFGLRLKSGSMERVKTYAGYITENSKPRYCVSILINHYTCSGEEMNALLGNLFNQLLN; this comes from the coding sequence TTGAAACACGCAAGCATCAGTTTTCAAATTTATGATTTAAAAACAAAAAAAAGTATTGCCTCTTACGATGATCAAAGATCATTGATCCCGGCATCCATACAGAAAATACTAAGCTGTGCCACAGTTCTTAAAATTGCAGGACAGGATTTCCAATACAAAACTCCAGTTTATCTGCTGGGTAAAAAATCTACTGAAACTATTTTTGATGGAGATTTGGTCTTCAAAGGAAGTGCTGACCCAAGTTTTGCTTCTCCTTTGATGCCAGGTGTCCAATTGCTTGATGGAATTGCAGATTCTATTTATTTCAATTTGAATGCGAATGGAATAAAAACCATTCGAGGGGATATTATAGTGGATGAACATTTTGTAAGCGATGTTCCTGAAAATCCGGAGTGGTTATATTATGATTTAGCAAACTACTATGGGGCAGGTTGCTTTGGATTTAATTTTATGGAAAATCGAGCCAAAATTGTTTTGAAATCTTCTGATCAAGATGGAAGCATCTGTCCAATTGATTATGTGTCTCCGTCCATTTTAACGAGCTTTTACCAATCTAAACTCGTAGGTTGGAAGGATCTTGATGATCCTGATGTATTTGTAATTGGCAGTGCTACTTCCTGCTTGCAGGAAGTTCGAGGAAATTGGCGGTGCTGCAATTCAGATAGCATGATTATTTATTCTGCATTGAATAAACCTTCTGAAGTATTTAAAGATTTATTAAAACTTGAACTGATTCGGAGGGGAATTCAGTTTGAATTGAGGCAACATGATGATCGTTTTGATTCAACTTTGGTAATGACCATTCATTCACCCAAATTGGAAAAATTGTGTAGCCGCGCTCTAGGTAAATCTGTTAATTTATATTGTGAAAGTTTTTTACATCAAATTGGATATCAATTGAATCAAACTACAGATCGTAAACAAGCCATTCAAAGTTTAGAAAATATGATAAAAAAATTATTTTATTGGAAAGATGCGAATGGATTTGTTTTGGAAGATGGTAGCGGATTGTCTCCCAAAAATATGTTATCAGCATGGCAGATGAATCAATTTTTACTTTGGCTGGATTTTAATTCGGGCTTAACTAATTTTTGGACACTCTTGCCGGATGCAATGCAGGATTCTAAACTAAAACATTCGATTCGACTCAATAAAAAATATAATTTTGGACTTCGACTTAAAAGCGGCTCCATGGAACGTGTAAAAACATATGCTGGTTATATTACTGAAAATTCAAAGCCGCGTTATTGTGTGAGCATCCTGATCAATCATTATACTTGTTCGGGCGAAGAAATGAATGCCTTGCTTGGGAATTTATTTAACCAGTTATTAAATTAA
- a CDS encoding succinylglutamate desuccinylase/aspartoacylase family protein, whose amino-acid sequence MSGFILQGQEFPPGSSGLVRINAGRLPSGNRISIFTYIFRSKNPGPTVLLLGGMHGDEINGVEIIRRAIAEKLFHQLTAGTVIAIPLLNIFGFINFSRDVPDGKDVNRSFPGTGSGSLASRIAKIITKKILPLVDFGIDFHTGGEQHYNYPQIRFSSKHEEAKSLALKCNFNLMVEKVLVAKSLRKIAKDMKIPIIIYEGGESNKLDPFSIQQGLKLIRELLFKSNMLAQGSKPQGIRRLFRKASWERAHEGGIVSYRRESGNFVSKGELLAIISDPFAQKETRMHASKDAFILSHNNAPLVNVGDGMFHLAYEEEKYAIL is encoded by the coding sequence ATGTCAGGTTTTATCTTACAAGGACAGGAGTTTCCACCAGGCAGTTCGGGACTGGTTCGGATTAATGCAGGTAGATTGCCTTCAGGAAATCGGATTTCTATTTTTACGTACATATTCAGAAGTAAGAATCCTGGTCCTACCGTTTTGTTATTGGGAGGCATGCACGGAGACGAAATAAATGGTGTTGAGATTATAAGAAGAGCGATTGCAGAAAAATTATTTCACCAACTGACTGCAGGTACTGTGATTGCAATTCCTTTATTAAATATTTTTGGTTTTATAAATTTTTCAAGGGATGTACCGGATGGGAAAGATGTTAACAGAAGTTTTCCTGGTACGGGATCTGGATCATTGGCATCCCGGATTGCTAAAATTATTACAAAGAAAATATTGCCTTTGGTAGATTTTGGAATTGATTTTCATACAGGTGGCGAACAACATTATAACTATCCACAAATCCGATTTTCATCAAAACATGAAGAAGCTAAATCATTGGCTTTGAAATGTAATTTCAATTTAATGGTTGAGAAAGTTTTGGTTGCAAAATCATTGCGTAAAATTGCCAAGGATATGAAAATACCAATTATTATTTATGAAGGAGGGGAGTCAAATAAATTAGACCCATTTTCTATTCAACAAGGTCTTAAACTGATTAGGGAATTATTGTTTAAATCAAACATGTTGGCTCAAGGATCAAAGCCACAAGGAATTCGAAGATTGTTTAGAAAAGCAAGCTGGGAACGAGCACATGAGGGTGGAATTGTAAGCTATCGAAGAGAGTCTGGTAATTTTGTAAGTAAAGGCGAACTGCTTGCAATCATTTCCGATCCATTTGCTCAAAAGGAAACCCGCATGCATGCATCCAAAGATGCATTTATTTTAAGTCACAACAATGCACCCTTGGTGAATGTAGGTGATGGAATGTTTCATCTTGCATACGAAGAAGAAAAATATGCCATATTGTAA
- a CDS encoding glycosyltransferase family 2 protein, translated as MMHPVVDVIIPALNEEQSIGLVIDAIPREVVRSIYVCDNGSQDATVEVSKAHGATVLHAKQRGYGSACKTGIQHLIELGPNSYPDILVFMDGDYSDYPEELLKLLEPFQDSDIDLVIGSRVKGNPEAGSLGLIQRFGNVLACFLIKLLYKYEFSDLGPFRAIRFDKLLELKMEDPDYGWTVEMQIKAARSKMKFGEVPVSYRKRIGKSKISGTIKGIFGAASKILLTIFKTYVKG; from the coding sequence ATGATGCATCCGGTAGTTGATGTAATTATACCGGCATTAAATGAAGAGCAATCGATTGGATTGGTGATTGATGCTATACCCAGGGAAGTTGTCCGAAGTATTTACGTATGTGATAATGGCAGCCAGGATGCGACCGTTGAAGTATCGAAAGCACATGGCGCAACCGTTTTGCATGCTAAACAGCGTGGATATGGCTCTGCATGTAAAACAGGAATCCAGCATTTAATTGAACTTGGTCCGAATAGCTATCCGGACATTCTGGTATTTATGGATGGGGATTATTCAGACTACCCGGAAGAACTCTTGAAACTCCTGGAGCCCTTTCAAGATTCAGACATTGATTTGGTCATTGGATCCAGAGTTAAGGGAAATCCGGAAGCCGGTTCTCTTGGGCTGATCCAGCGATTTGGAAATGTCCTCGCCTGCTTTTTAATAAAACTACTCTATAAATATGAGTTTAGTGATTTGGGGCCCTTTCGAGCCATCCGTTTTGACAAATTATTGGAATTAAAAATGGAAGATCCGGATTATGGATGGACTGTAGAAATGCAAATTAAGGCCGCAAGGAGTAAAATGAAATTTGGTGAAGTTCCAGTAAGCTATCGAAAACGTATTGGCAAATCAAAAATTTCCGGTACAATTAAGGGCATTTTCGGTGCAGCTTCAAAGATTCTGTTGACAATATTCAAAACATATGTTAAAGGTTAA
- a CDS encoding MFS transporter, which translates to MDKNKKAEFGWVMFDWANSSYSLVISTAIFPIYFLDNSPTSISLLGLNLSNASLYAFSVSFAYLFISLLSPILSGIADYSGYRKLFMRIFTSLGSLGCMILYFFDGPDTLWIGLSGFLMATACHAGSLVFYDSYLSHLVPPDRADKLSARGYAFGYIGSVILMCLNIVMIQHPDWFGLSDGKYAARLSFLSVGIWWIGFSQFAFLWLPKDQRDSQKKINLFHGIGELKKAWNFTRHDRDSKFYLSAYFFYSAGVQTVIYLASSFAKKELHFESAELILVILILQLVAIIGALVFAMISRKTHNLIALKIMIGIWAIICVAAYFVNTQIQFYILSAMVGMVLGGIQAISRSTYSKIIPKNHPDTTCFFSFYDSIYYTSIVFGTFVFGFINQYTGSMRSSVLALFVFFLLAGIIIQKVNKSSVRLTD; encoded by the coding sequence ATGGATAAGAATAAAAAGGCTGAATTTGGTTGGGTAATGTTTGATTGGGCTAACTCATCGTATTCCTTAGTCATTTCTACAGCCATCTTTCCAATTTATTTTTTAGACAACTCGCCAACATCAATTTCCCTATTGGGTTTAAATTTATCCAATGCGTCCCTTTACGCTTTTTCAGTAAGCTTCGCGTATTTGTTCATAAGTTTGCTTTCACCCATATTATCAGGCATAGCTGATTACAGCGGATATCGCAAGCTATTTATGCGAATTTTTACCAGTTTGGGTAGTTTAGGCTGTATGATTTTATATTTTTTTGATGGACCCGATACACTTTGGATTGGCCTTTCCGGATTTTTAATGGCTACGGCTTGTCATGCCGGATCCTTGGTATTTTATGATTCGTATTTGTCGCATCTCGTTCCACCCGATCGTGCGGATAAATTAAGTGCAAGAGGATATGCTTTTGGATATATTGGTTCTGTCATCCTGATGTGTTTGAACATCGTTATGATACAACATCCCGATTGGTTTGGATTAAGTGATGGAAAGTATGCGGCCAGGCTTTCATTTTTAAGTGTGGGTATTTGGTGGATTGGTTTTTCACAATTTGCTTTTTTGTGGCTGCCTAAAGACCAACGGGATTCTCAAAAAAAAATAAATCTCTTTCATGGCATAGGAGAATTAAAAAAAGCCTGGAATTTTACACGCCACGACCGGGATTCCAAATTTTATCTAAGCGCTTATTTTTTTTACAGTGCCGGAGTACAAACTGTAATTTACCTGGCATCCTCTTTTGCAAAAAAAGAATTACATTTTGAATCTGCAGAGCTCATTCTGGTTATTCTGATTTTACAATTAGTTGCAATTATAGGAGCACTGGTTTTTGCCATGATTTCGCGCAAGACCCATAATCTAATAGCTTTGAAAATTATGATCGGAATCTGGGCAATCATTTGTGTCGCAGCATATTTTGTAAATACGCAAATTCAATTTTATATTTTATCTGCCATGGTTGGAATGGTATTAGGTGGCATTCAAGCAATTTCACGATCAACATATTCAAAAATAATTCCTAAAAATCATCCGGATACTACCTGCTTCTTTAGTTTCTATGATTCGATTTATTATACTTCAATCGTATTTGGAACCTTCGTGTTTGGTTTTATCAATCAATATACCGGAAGCATGCGCAGCAGTGTACTCGCTTTGTTTGTGTTTTTTTTACTGGCAGGAATCATCATTCAAAAAGTAAATAAATCTTCGGTACGGCTTACCGATTAA
- a CDS encoding glycosyltransferase: MDNLQIFLICVYTACLLYITSFSLLQLNLLKAYRKQKKNKVLLPALTDADYHPMVTIQLPIFNELYVIDRLLDNITNLDYPKDRMEIQVLDDSTDETKEHAKNKIAQYQALGFDIQHIHRTDRSGFKAGALKEGTKVCKGEFIAIFDADFLPEPDFLKKSMPYFNNPNIGVVQTRWEHINEDYSLLTKLQAFQLNVHFTVEQAGRCAAGHFLQFNGTAGIWRKTCIDEAGGWQSDTLTEDLDLSYRAQLKGWKIQYVEDIICPAELPAEMYGLKSQQFRWMKGGAENSRKLLPVILKSNLPLATKFHAFMHLVSSGIFLMIFWVALISVPVLYVMDDLELKATFLGFCLLGTLAVMSVFYEANNMMCWKEKNVKHRIWRFMTLFPTFMAISMGFSFHNSIAVLEGYFGKKSAFIRTPKFNLTTLKDKILQNRYLVQKITMKTWIEAFICLYFIFAIALAVYIEYYSFLLFHVLLMYGFGLNFYYSVRHLSFK, encoded by the coding sequence ATGGACAACTTGCAGATTTTTCTGATATGCGTTTATACCGCATGTCTTTTATATATAACCAGCTTTTCACTTCTTCAGCTTAATTTGTTGAAGGCTTATCGAAAACAGAAAAAGAATAAAGTATTACTTCCGGCATTAACCGATGCGGATTATCATCCGATGGTTACCATTCAACTTCCCATTTTTAATGAGTTGTATGTAATCGATCGTTTATTAGATAATATTACCAATTTAGATTACCCGAAAGACCGTATGGAGATTCAGGTACTCGATGATTCTACTGATGAAACCAAAGAGCACGCTAAAAACAAAATAGCTCAGTATCAAGCACTTGGTTTTGACATACAACATATCCATCGAACTGATCGCTCAGGATTTAAGGCAGGAGCATTAAAAGAAGGCACCAAAGTTTGCAAAGGTGAATTTATCGCCATTTTTGACGCAGACTTCTTACCTGAACCTGATTTTTTAAAAAAGAGCATGCCTTATTTCAATAATCCGAACATTGGTGTGGTTCAGACTCGTTGGGAGCATATCAACGAAGATTACTCCCTACTAACCAAATTACAAGCTTTCCAATTAAATGTTCATTTTACAGTTGAACAAGCCGGTCGTTGCGCTGCAGGCCATTTTCTTCAATTTAATGGCACTGCCGGTATTTGGCGTAAAACCTGTATAGATGAAGCAGGTGGTTGGCAATCTGATACTTTGACTGAAGACTTAGACTTGAGTTACAGAGCTCAGTTGAAAGGTTGGAAAATACAATACGTGGAGGATATCATTTGTCCAGCTGAGCTACCTGCTGAAATGTATGGATTGAAATCCCAGCAATTCAGATGGATGAAAGGTGGTGCTGAAAATTCCCGTAAACTGTTGCCTGTTATTTTAAAATCAAATCTACCGCTGGCAACCAAATTTCATGCTTTTATGCATTTGGTGAGCAGTGGGATCTTCTTAATGATATTTTGGGTTGCCTTAATCAGTGTTCCGGTTCTTTATGTAATGGATGACCTGGAATTGAAAGCGACATTTTTAGGATTTTGCCTTTTAGGCACTTTGGCGGTTATGTCCGTATTTTATGAAGCCAACAATATGATGTGTTGGAAAGAAAAAAATGTTAAACACCGCATCTGGAGGTTTATGACCCTGTTTCCAACCTTTATGGCTATCTCAATGGGATTTAGTTTTCACAACAGCATCGCAGTATTAGAGGGCTATTTTGGAAAGAAATCAGCGTTTATCCGGACTCCCAAATTTAATTTAACCACATTAAAAGATAAAATACTTCAAAACAGGTACTTGGTTCAAAAAATTACAATGAAAACCTGGATAGAAGCATTCATTTGCCTGTATTTTATTTTTGCTATTGCCTTAGCTGTTTATATAGAGTATTATTCATTTTTATTGTTCCATGTGCTATTGATGTATGGATTTGGATTAAACTTCTATTATTCTGTAAGACATCTGAGTTTCAAATAA
- a CDS encoding RimK family alpha-L-glutamate ligase translates to MRILILSRNASLYSTQSLISAAIRRGHQVQVADHLMCNLVIENQNPQLYVGLDPIGPIDAVIPRIGASATEYGAAVIRQIEAMGIFTSVSSEALLKARNKLHCMQILSSAGLDVPKSGISGGDLCAGLVYDQISSGKAVIKLLSSTQGLGVILSHTKNQGVSVIEGFHRVGQDVMVQEFVEDADGSDIRAFVVDGEIVGSMIRQAVPGEFRSNIHRGASALMVDLTDQERTAAITASKLLGLSIAGVDILRASRGPLILEVNASPGLEGIEGTTKADIAGKIISYIERNVRK, encoded by the coding sequence ATGAGAATATTAATTTTATCCAGAAACGCATCGCTGTATAGTACTCAAAGTCTAATTTCAGCGGCTATCCGACGAGGGCATCAGGTACAAGTTGCTGACCACTTGATGTGCAATTTGGTTATTGAAAACCAAAATCCTCAACTTTATGTAGGATTAGACCCAATTGGCCCTATTGATGCCGTAATTCCAAGAATTGGAGCTTCGGCAACTGAATACGGTGCTGCAGTTATACGCCAGATCGAAGCTATGGGAATTTTTACTAGCGTCTCTTCCGAAGCCCTGTTAAAAGCAAGAAACAAATTGCATTGCATGCAAATATTGAGCAGTGCAGGTCTGGATGTGCCAAAGTCGGGCATTTCTGGAGGAGACCTGTGTGCAGGTTTGGTTTACGACCAAATTAGTTCGGGTAAAGCTGTGATAAAGTTATTGTCCAGTACACAAGGATTGGGTGTAATTTTATCGCATACTAAAAACCAGGGTGTTTCAGTTATTGAAGGTTTTCATCGGGTAGGTCAAGATGTGATGGTTCAGGAATTTGTTGAGGACGCGGATGGATCTGATATCAGGGCTTTTGTTGTGGATGGTGAAATTGTTGGATCGATGATTCGCCAGGCGGTTCCAGGTGAATTCAGATCGAATATTCATCGGGGGGCTTCAGCTTTAATGGTAGATTTAACAGATCAGGAACGTACGGCAGCCATCACCGCAAGTAAATTATTGGGTTTGTCAATTGCAGGAGTGGATATTCTTCGTGCATCTCGGGGACCGCTGATTTTAGAAGTCAATGCATCACCAGGATTAGAAGGGATCGAAGGAACGACAAAAGCCGATATTGCGGGAAAAATAATCAGTTATATAGAACGCAATGTCAGGAAATAA